One genomic region from Populus nigra chromosome 8, ddPopNigr1.1, whole genome shotgun sequence encodes:
- the LOC133701061 gene encoding phosphatidylinositol N-acetylglucosaminyltransferase subunit C-like has product MDNIISESLLRPNWRKVAYGGMQPGFDDNHTDESFLEDMVMNANVVKRDMLKVMQDSVSISQYLCIVTLVSLVWAHTLQSTLDENSLLLLDASLFGSGFLVLLLTKEMRSLNLLFHYILNISFFTTGLYMLAPIYHPLTRSISSDSIWAVTVTLVILHLFLHDYSGSTIKAPVALKNPSLTSCVSLNASVVASVFIASRLPSRLHVFAIMLFSLQVFLFAPFVTYCIKKFSFRLHLVFSFGLMAVTLALVYTLHHLLFMLLLGFLVFISVVCPYWLIRIQEYKFEINGPWDEAKLCFNVTD; this is encoded by the coding sequence ATGGATAACATCATCAGTGAAAGCCTGCTTCGTCCCAATTGGAGAAAAGTCGCATATGGAGGAATGCAGCCTGGGTTTGATGATAATCATACTGACGAGTCTTTTCTTGAAGATATGGTCATGAATGCTAATGTTGTTAAGCGGGACATGCTGAAGGTGATGCAAGACTCAGTTTCTATCTCTCAGTATCTGTGCATTGTTACTCTTGTCAGCTTGGTTTGGGCTCACACCCTTCAATCAACCCTTGATGAAAATTCCCTCTTGCTCCTTGATGCAAGCCTTTTTGGATCAGGTTTTTTAGTTCTTCTTTTAACCAAAGAAATGCGTTCCTTGAATCTACTCTTCCATTATATCCTCAATATCTCTTTTTTCACAACTGGGTTATACATGTTGGCTCCTATTTATCACCCTCTCACAAGGTCCATAAGTTCGGACTCCATCTGGGCAGTTACTGTTACACTTGTCATACTTCATCTCTTCCTGCATGACTATTCAGGATCGACCATTAAAGCTCCTGTGGCCCTAAAAAATCCAAGCTTAACCAGTTGTGTATCCTTAAATGCTTCTGTTGTCGCTTCAGTTTTTATTGCGTCTCGCCTTCCATCAAGGCTGCATGTGTTTGCCATCATGCTATTTTCCTTGCAAGTCTTCCTTTTTGCTCCATTTGTCACTTACTGTATCAAGAAATTCTCCTTTCGCTTGCACCTTGTGTTTTCTTTTGGGTTGATGGCCGTGACCCTGGCTCTGGTTTATACACTGCACCACTTACTTTTCATGCTACTGCTTGGTTTCTTGGTGTTTATAAGTGTTGTCTGTCCTTATTGGCTCATAAGAATTCAGGAATACAAGTTTGAGATCAATGGCCCTTGGGATGAGGCTAAGCTTTGTTTCAATGTAACAGA